The following proteins are encoded in a genomic region of Zea mays cultivar B73 chromosome 9, Zm-B73-REFERENCE-NAM-5.0, whole genome shotgun sequence:
- the LOC100216754 gene encoding putative RING zinc finger domain superfamily protein: MTQDQILSYIDNNNFGDSASRRNRLDRLMFRTNERLPGAVLQAQARVLERLRGISLGSSASRPSISLDEFSANDVFRIIDFRNRETWHEANRPHSSSFHLGSESDEERPNVSSVNSNRSTGLSKAAFLRLQIEIFEASKDDNREASPECSICLDGFYDGDELIRLHCGHRFHSTCLEPWVRKCSDCPYCRTNIRSQS; encoded by the exons ATGACGCAG GATCAGATCTTATCCTACATAGACAATAACAACTTTGGGGATTCTGCATCTCGGAGGAACAGACTCGATAGGCTGATGTTCAGGACAAATGAGCGGCTTCCTGGTGCTGTACTGCAAGCACAAGCACGTGTCCTGGAGAGACTCAGAGGCATTTCTCTTGGTTCATCTGCCTCCAGGCCATCCATCTCATTAGATGAATTTTCCGCTAACGATGTATTTAGAATCATCGACTTCAGAAACAGGGAAACGTGGCATGAGGCAAACCGGCCCCACTCATCGTCGTTCCACCTAGGCAGTGAATCAGATGAAGAAAGACCAAACGTCAGCTCCGTTAACTCCAACCGGTCAACTGGACTTAGCAAGGCGGCTTTCCTGCGTCTGCAGATTGAGATTTTTGAGGCTAGCAAAGATGATAACAGAGAGGCTTCACCAGAATGCTCTATTTGCCTTGATGGATTTTACGACGGAGATGAGCTGATAAGGTTGCACTGTGGCCACAGGTTCCACTCGACATGCTTGGAGCCATGGGTGAGGAAATGTTCAGACTGCCCATACTGTCGGACAAATATACGGTCACAATCCTGA
- the LOC100278514 gene encoding uncharacterized protein LOC100278514: MGYWWDRVVLPVRRAWLGVASRFGVRQTGLWRLRQEVSTCEYEDVHVMWEMLSRTTAPAPAPAPRRHSRFRPQPRPWGGRFRLCRGF; the protein is encoded by the exons ATGGGCTACTGGTGGGACCGCGTCGTGCTGCCGGTGCGGCGGGCCTGGCTCGGCGTCGCGTCCCGCTTCGGGGTTCGCCAGACCG GGCTGTGGAGGCTGCGGCAGGAGGTGAGCACGTGCGAGTACGAGGACGTGCACGTGATGTGGGAGATGCTGAGCCGCAccacggcgccggcgccggcgccagcGCCCAGGCGGCACAGCCGGTTCCGGCCGCAGCCGCGGCCGTGGGGCGGCAGGTTCCGTCTCTGCCGAGGCTTCTAG
- the LOC100278486 gene encoding uncharacterized protein encodes MGYWWDRVVLPVRRAWLGVASRFGVRQTGLWRLRQEVSTCEYEDVHVMWEMLSRTTAPAPRRPSRFGPQPRPWGSRFRLCRGF; translated from the exons ATGGGCTACTGGTGGGACCGCGTCGTGCTGCCGGTGCGGCGGGCCTGGCTCGGCGTCGCGTCCCGCTTCGGGGTTCGCCAGACCG GGCTGTGGAGGCTGCGGCAGGAGGTGAGCACGTGCGAGTACGAGGACGTGCACGTGATGTGGGAGATGCTGAGCCGCACCACGGCGCCGGCGCCTAGGCGGCCCAGCCGGTTCGGGCCGCAGCCGCGGCCGTGGGGCAGCAGGTTCCGTCTCTGCCGAGGCTTCTAG